The DNA region GGCGCGACCAGTCGCGCGTAGCCCACGATGCCCACCCCCGCGAGCAACAACCCACCCGCGAGCCCGACGACGAGCGGACGCCAGCCGCGCGCACGGGGCGCGGCGACAGGCGCGGGCATCGGCGCCGACTCGGTGGCCGGAGTCTTCGTCGCCGCTGGCACCAGCCCCGAGGACGACGCCGGCGAGCGCGCACTCCAACCGCGCGCCGTGGCCACGTCGGTGCTGCCCGTCGCGGAGGAGGGCGCCCCCACCACGTCCGTCCCCATCTCCACCACGCCCGTCGCCTGCGTCACCACGCCCAGCGCGGCGGAGAGCGAGGACAGCGTGGGGATGCGGGTGCGCTCGGTGAAGCGGTCCTCACCGAAGTGGCTGCGCAGGAACGCGCCGAGCTGCGGCGTCCCCGCGGCGCTCAGGTGCTCTCCGAGGAACGCCTCCAGGTCCTCGGCGAAGGCCTCCGCGGTGGGGTAGCGGTCCTGCGGCAGCGGCGCCATCGCCTTGAGGACGATGGCCTCCAACGCCGCGGGCAAATCCGGCCGCAGCTCGCGCGGACGCTTGAACTCGCCGTGCAGGAGCGCGTTGAGGACCGCCAGGTCGTTCTCTCGCGAGAAGGGCCGCACGTGCGTGAGCGCCTCGTACAGGCTGACGCCGAGCGCGAAGATGTCCGCGCGCCGGTCCACCCCCTGCCCCTTGGCCTGCTCCGGCGCCATGTACATGTACTTGCCCTTCACGACGCCGGTGCGCGTGTTGGCGAGCCTCGACTCGGCCTTGGCGATGCCGAAGTCCAGCACCTTCACCTGCCCCTGGTACGTCAGGTACAGGTTCGACGGGGAGATGTCGCGGTGCACGACGTTGAGCGGCTGCCCCATCTCGTTGCAGAACTCGTGGGCGTAGTGCAGCCCGCGCGCCGAGTCGATGAGCACGCGCAGCACGATGGGGAACGGCAGGTACGCGCGGCGCCGTCCCGCCAGCCGCAGCGTCGTGGAGAAGTCCTCGCCCGCGAGGTACTCCATGCAGATGTAGTAGCAGCCCTCGGTGAAGCCGAGCTCCTGTATCTGCACGATGTTGGGGTGCGACAGCTTCGCGGCCAGCCGCGCCTCGTCCCGGAACATCTCCACGAAGTCGGGGATGTTCGACAGGTGCGGCAGCATCCGCTTGATGACCACGTTGCGCTCGAAGTTGTCGGCGCCGAGCAGCTTGGCGAGGAAGATTTCCGCCATGCCGCCCTCGGCCAGCTTGCGCACGAGGACATAGGGGCCGTACGGGCGCAGCAGCGGCGGAGGAGCCTCCTCGGTGCCGGAGCCGGGCTGTGTCGTCTGGGGGGGAGACATCCTCAGGGCCCTCGCTCTTTCAGGGTGCGCACCGTGTGGACATCCGGAGCACCGGGTCGCGTCATTCTAAACATCAGCAGCGGGGGCGAGCCCACCGGCTCCACCCACGTGTCGAACCGATGCTTGCCATCCAGGCTGGCGGGACGTCCATTGATGGACACGCGCGCGTTCACCGGCGCCACGCCCGTGGCCCTCACCTTCGCCGCGGAGCGTTGTCCCTGGCGAGGCTGAGACACGAGCAGCATCGGCACCGAGTTGTCGTACACCAGCTCCAGCTTGTTCATCCGGCCCCCCTTCAGCTGCTCACCCGTCTCGGACAGCGGCGTGACGGACCACAGGTAGCTGCCCTCGCTCAGCGCGCCCGCATCCAACGCCGCGCGCGCCTCCGTCACCGTGCGCTCCGCCACGGGCGTGTCCAACGCGCCCGCCCGATACACCGCCACCCGGTAGCGCGCCGCCGACGTCTCCTCTGAATAGGTGAACGTCACGGCCGGCGGTTTGTCCTGGTAGAAGATGGTCGTCTTCTCCAATCCCTCCGGCACCACGTTGCGCACCCGGTCCAAGTCCCGGCCCAGGCGCTCCGGGGCGAACACCGCGCTGCCCTTCGCCACCTCCTGGCCGTCCTTGCCCTTCACCCGCCAGAAGAGCGTCCCTCGCGCGGGCGCCGGCACGTTGACGAAGGGCTGGAACACCGTGCCCGTCAGCAGGGGCTTGGAGAACTCCGCGTCCGTCGCCACCTCCACCGTCACCTCCCCCTCCTTCTCCCAGCCGAAGGCCACCTCGGGCATGTCCTGGTGGTACACCTCCGCGCCGTCTCCCGCGCCGAGCAGCAGCGGCGCGGGGCCGAGCGACTCGATGCGCGCCTCGCCCGTCTCACCCGACACGATGGCCCGCTCACCCGCCCGCAGCGGCTGCCGCGCCTCGCCGCGCACCAGCGTCACCCGCCCCGTCTGCGCGTCCACCAGATAGCCCGACCCCGTGCGCCGCACCGCCAGCCGGGAGGCCCCGTCACCTTCCAAGGTGAGCCCCGCCAGCACCACCCGGCTCTGACGGCCCTGCGCGAGCTGGAGCCCCAGCCGGCCCTGGCGCAGGTCCATCCGCGCCTCGTCGCGCGTGCCGCCCTGCCCCGCGCCCTCCAGCACCATCTCCGCCGAGGGCCCCAGGGTGAGCTGCGAGGACGAGTCCTTCAGCGCCAGGTCCACCGAGCCGCCCGTGCGCGTGCGCACGCCGTCACCGGGCGAGAGCACCTCGCCGTCCGCGCGCACCGACCTCCAGCGCTTCGTGTCCTTCCCGCGCAGCTCCGCGCGGCCCGAGCCCACCCGCACCGTCACGTCGATGGGCGAAAGCTCCACCCATCGAGAGCCCTTGAGCATCAGCTCCGCCCGGCCCGCGGACACCTCCACCGAGTCGCCTTCGGACGCGCGCAGCTGCTTGCCGTCCTTCGCCACGAACTCGATGGCGCCCAGCTTCACCTCCACGCGGCCGGAGTCCTTCGTCACCTGGACGGAGACCTCGCTGGGCTCGGAGCCCACGCGCGTGAGGCCGAAGGGCGTCAGCAGCGTGAGCGACACCTTCTTCCCGGCCGCAGCCCCCGCGGGCACGCGCGACAAGACGATTCCACGCTCCACCGTCAGCACCACGCCGCCGGAGTCCTGCCCCACGCCGACGCGGGCGTCCGCGCCCACCTCCACCGAACGCCCGTCCGGGAAGCTCAAGGTCGCCGCGCCCGAAGCCCCCGTCTCCACCGCGTCGCCGGAGTACAGCGGGCCCGCCTGGGCGGGGAGCTTCTTGCCGCCACGCTCCACCTGCACGTCGCCGGACAGGCCCTCCAGTCGGGCCAGCTCCACGGCGGGGCCCGAGTCGGGGGCCGCGGCGGACTCGACGGGAGGGGGGACTGGAGTGGCCGCCTCATCGTCGCAACCCGACACGACGAGCAGGAGGGCCAGGAGCCAGGGACACGTGTTGCTCACCGTTTCTGCCTCGGGAAGAGATCGACGTTGAAGATGGCCTGCTCGCCGTCCTTCAAGGTGACGAGCTTCGACTGCGTGAAGAACCCACGCGCGGAGATGGTGATGCGGTAGGTGCCACCGCGGACCTTGAAGGTGAACGCCCCCTTCGCATCCGTGCGCGCCTTCACCTTCGCCTGGGGAATCAGCAACGTGGCGGCGATGGGCTTGCCACCGCGCGCGTTGCGCACCTGTCCGGTGAGCGTCGCGGGCTCGCCCTTGCGCTCGGAGGCGAGCGGCACCGAGAGCGCCGTCTGCTGTCCCGCGACGATGATGGCCGCCTCCTCCGCCGTGCGGTACCCCTGGGACGTCGCCACCACGGCCACGGGCCCCGGCGGCAGCTCCTTCACGTGGACCTCACCGCGCAGGTCCGTGCGAGCCTCCACGCCGCCCACCATCAACCGCACCCCGGGCAGCGGCACGCCGTTGCCCGCGCTCACCACCGAAATCTTGAGCCCCCCCGTGGGCGGCGGCAGCTTGCGCGCGCGCACCGCCAACGCCACGCGGCCACCGTCCTCCAATGTGACGCGGCCCTCGGCGGGCGCGTAGCCCTCCGCGCTCACCCGCGCCAGCACGTCTCCGGGCGGCAGCTCCACGCCCTCCACATTGCCCTGGGCATCCGCCTCGCGCGGCGCGCCCTCCACACCATTGGCGACGAGCACCACCTTCGCGGCCGGAAGCGGCGCGCCCGACTCCGCGTCCAACAACTGGAGCGCCAGCGTGCCCATCGGCACCCGAGGTGGAGGCGGCGGTGGCACGGCCGGCGCGGAGGGCGCGTCGTTCCACGCCAGCTCCAGCGCCGCGCCCACCCGACGCATCCGCTGCTCGGAGCGCGAGCCATCCGCGAGCGTCACCGTGTCCTGCACGTGCTGGAAGTCCAGCAGCACCGTCCCGGACCAGCTCCCGCCGCCCGTCAGCGGGAACAACAGCGCGCCGCCCGCGGCGAAGCCCTTGGCCTCCGCCTTCGTGCCCGCCGCGTCCTTCACCGACAGGGACACCGGCACCTCGCCGCGCGCCTCCACCGCCAGCCGGGTGAAGAGCGGCACCCGCACGCTCGCGCTCACCAGGGCCGCGTGCCGCACGCCCCGCGCCAGCACCGGCTCGTCCGAGGTGCCGAAGACGGGCAGCTGCGCGTACCCGTAGCCCGCCCCCAGCTCCGCGCGCACCGGCCCCAGGAAGGCCCGGGCCCGGGGCCCCACCGACGCCCGCAGGAGGCTGCCGCCGGTGATCCGCACCGAGTCCTCCTTCAGGTCGAACCCCTCCCGCTGCACCGACGCCCACCCGCCCAGCCACGAACCCGCCCACGCCGTCCCCATCACCGCCAGATCATTCGGTGTGAAGCCGTCATAGGTGAGCCCAGGCCCTACATCGGCCTGCTGTCCGTTCCGAAGGGCAATGCCGTAGCGAAGGCGCAGCGAGGCTCGCTCGCGCACCTCCTCCGCCCGGACGGACGGAGCAGCGACCAGCACCAACAGCAAGGGCGCCAGACGCGCCAGGATGGGGGCAAGGAGGCGTGGGGGCGTCAAAGCCCGGCGGAGTATAGAGAAAGCCGCGAACACCCCCAAACCGGTGCCCTCAGGGCCTCCAGAAAGGTCCTGAAGGGGGTTGACCGGGGCTTCCGGAGGGTCCGAAGCGGGCGGACAAGCCCGGGACATCCTCGTTCTCACCGCCAGGAACGGATGGCTTCTTGCTGTGGTGGAGGGGCTTTGCTAAGCATCCTGACGGTCGGTAGCGCCTCGTCTAACCTCCGGGATTCACTCCAGAAACAACGGGGTGGCACCGTGAGAGGGACGAGCGAACGCTGAGGAGCGCATACGCCCATGGGCACGCAACTGGTGATGTACGAAGAGGAGTTCACCAAGATCAACGCCGTTTGCGACCGGCTCACCAAGGACGCGAACGCGAAGGTGGTCTTCCTCGTCGACAAGAACGGGCAGCTCATCTCCTCCGCGGGCCAGACGCAGAACATCGACACCACGTCCTTGGCCTCGCTGACGGCCGGCAACGTGGCGGCGATGGGCGGGCTCGCCAAGTTGATCGGTGAGAACGAGTTCCCCAACCAGTTCCACGAAGGGGCCAAGGACTCGCTCTACATGACGATTGTCGGCAGCCGGGTGGTGCTGGTCGTCATCTTCGACAACCGCACGAGCCTGGGCCTCGTCCGCCTGCGCATCAAGAAGGCCAGCGACGAGCTCACGAAGATCTTCGAGAGTCTGGTGAAGAAGACGGACAGCCCGGGTGCCGGGTCGCCGTTCGCCGAGATCTCCGACGACGATATCGACAACCTCTTCAGCGAGTAACCCGGGAAGCCATGTCCTTCATCAACTACTCATCCCGCGAAATCAACTGCAAGATTGTCTATTACGGGCCGG from Myxococcus guangdongensis includes:
- a CDS encoding protein kinase domain-containing protein, with product MSPPQTTQPGSGTEEAPPPLLRPYGPYVLVRKLAEGGMAEIFLAKLLGADNFERNVVIKRMLPHLSNIPDFVEMFRDEARLAAKLSHPNIVQIQELGFTEGCYYICMEYLAGEDFSTTLRLAGRRRAYLPFPIVLRVLIDSARGLHYAHEFCNEMGQPLNVVHRDISPSNLYLTYQGQVKVLDFGIAKAESRLANTRTGVVKGKYMYMAPEQAKGQGVDRRADIFALGVSLYEALTHVRPFSRENDLAVLNALLHGEFKRPRELRPDLPAALEAIVLKAMAPLPQDRYPTAEAFAEDLEAFLGEHLSAAGTPQLGAFLRSHFGEDRFTERTRIPTLSSLSAALGVVTQATGVVEMGTDVVGAPSSATGSTDVATARGWSARSPASSSGLVPAATKTPATESAPMPAPVAAPRARGWRPLVVGLAGGLLLAGVGIVGYARLVAPVSAGVVPPAAPPIAAVAPAEAPVPREPAPSTEAVAAPAQQAAVPVSPPPVGTQPPEGMAQGTGGEAGAVGSRLSPPPPVEDAAEGKSVKSTAKKKVSLSVADISRVVAQGRSRITACFEKNRKDLPSSEGQVQVEFSIASTGKARASVSGALAGTGVGRCLQAQAERLRFPAHVDGEVNAVVPFAWRLTP
- a CDS encoding FecR family protein, which translates into the protein MSNTCPWLLALLLVVSGCDDEAATPVPPPVESAAAPDSGPAVELARLEGLSGDVQVERGGKKLPAQAGPLYSGDAVETGASGAATLSFPDGRSVEVGADARVGVGQDSGGVVLTVERGIVLSRVPAGAAAGKKVSLTLLTPFGLTRVGSEPSEVSVQVTKDSGRVEVKLGAIEFVAKDGKQLRASEGDSVEVSAGRAELMLKGSRWVELSPIDVTVRVGSGRAELRGKDTKRWRSVRADGEVLSPGDGVRTRTGGSVDLALKDSSSQLTLGPSAEMVLEGAGQGGTRDEARMDLRQGRLGLQLAQGRQSRVVLAGLTLEGDGASRLAVRRTGSGYLVDAQTGRVTLVRGEARQPLRAGERAIVSGETGEARIESLGPAPLLLGAGDGAEVYHQDMPEVAFGWEKEGEVTVEVATDAEFSKPLLTGTVFQPFVNVPAPARGTLFWRVKGKDGQEVAKGSAVFAPERLGRDLDRVRNVVPEGLEKTTIFYQDKPPAVTFTYSEETSAARYRVAVYRAGALDTPVAERTVTEARAALDAGALSEGSYLWSVTPLSETGEQLKGGRMNKLELVYDNSVPMLLVSQPRQGQRSAAKVRATGVAPVNARVSINGRPASLDGKHRFDTWVEPVGSPPLLMFRMTRPGAPDVHTVRTLKERGP
- a CDS encoding MSCRAMM family protein; translated protein: MLVAAPSVRAEEVRERASLRLRYGIALRNGQQADVGPGLTYDGFTPNDLAVMGTAWAGSWLGGWASVQREGFDLKEDSVRITGGSLLRASVGPRARAFLGPVRAELGAGYGYAQLPVFGTSDEPVLARGVRHAALVSASVRVPLFTRLAVEARGEVPVSLSVKDAAGTKAEAKGFAAGGALLFPLTGGGSWSGTVLLDFQHVQDTVTLADGSRSEQRMRRVGAALELAWNDAPSAPAVPPPPPPRVPMGTLALQLLDAESGAPLPAAKVVLVANGVEGAPREADAQGNVEGVELPPGDVLARVSAEGYAPAEGRVTLEDGGRVALAVRARKLPPPTGGLKISVVSAGNGVPLPGVRLMVGGVEARTDLRGEVHVKELPPGPVAVVATSQGYRTAEEAAIIVAGQQTALSVPLASERKGEPATLTGQVRNARGGKPIAATLLIPQAKVKARTDAKGAFTFKVRGGTYRITISARGFFTQSKLVTLKDGEQAIFNVDLFPRQKR
- the mglB gene encoding gliding-motility regulator GTPase-activating protein MglB, with the translated sequence MGTQLVMYEEEFTKINAVCDRLTKDANAKVVFLVDKNGQLISSAGQTQNIDTTSLASLTAGNVAAMGGLAKLIGENEFPNQFHEGAKDSLYMTIVGSRVVLVVIFDNRTSLGLVRLRIKKASDELTKIFESLVKKTDSPGAGSPFAEISDDDIDNLFSE